In Polynucleobacter sp. TUM22923, one genomic interval encodes:
- a CDS encoding alpha/beta fold hydrolase, with the protein MSDSAHSQPHLLPQSQSLHAHKKGDAKHSHSKETANQNLLLIALILTLGFAGVEATAAYFAGSLALISDAGHMVTDAAALGLALLAQMIARRPPSAKHSFGFGRAEALAAFVNGIAMLALVAWIVGEALTRFFTPHQVDGLTVSIVAAVGLLMNILVAWVLSHDRKSVNTRAALVHVMGDLLGSVGALVAGLVIQFTGWMPVDALLSIFVSLLILKSTFSILRESYHFLMEGVPLHIDYLQVGSDLKKIPGVLAVHDLHVWEMTPSFPALIGHIEIEKMQDWPEIMARINEMLLDQHGIDHVTLQPEIGVDTDTDTGTDTGTDTDADAEIASPAKPKVDVPPIKKAEEVVAAQAQSSHQSNTFYVDCISPDGPHQMAYHVWGDPSNPVLMCVHGLTRRGSDFTKLAQAMCDQYYVVCPDIVGRGDSDHLRNPMLYAVPQYVADIDCLVKALGVKQIDWFGTSMGGLIGMVYASMPNNPIRRMLINDVGPTIEPEAIKRLGAYVGQPFAFAQRAQALSRLNTICATFGEHTPEEWEIYNGPMLIQKDGLWLMHYDPNIAVPFASVNPVMAKVGEMALWHAFKQIHIPMLIVRGGDSDLLSAKTVARMCKDNAYLRSIEIPGVGHAPAFVKAEQIALAKEFFS; encoded by the coding sequence ATGTCTGATTCTGCTCATTCTCAACCCCATCTCCTTCCCCAATCTCAATCATTGCACGCCCATAAGAAGGGCGATGCGAAGCATTCTCACAGTAAAGAAACGGCTAATCAGAATTTATTACTGATTGCTCTGATCTTGACCTTAGGATTTGCTGGGGTTGAAGCCACTGCCGCTTATTTTGCAGGCTCCTTAGCATTGATTTCAGATGCGGGGCATATGGTTACCGATGCAGCTGCATTGGGGCTGGCTCTTCTGGCGCAAATGATTGCAAGACGCCCACCATCGGCTAAACACTCTTTTGGTTTTGGTCGTGCAGAAGCTTTGGCAGCGTTTGTAAATGGTATTGCCATGTTGGCACTCGTGGCTTGGATTGTAGGAGAGGCGCTTACCCGTTTCTTTACCCCGCATCAAGTAGACGGCCTAACAGTATCCATAGTTGCAGCCGTTGGTTTGCTGATGAATATTTTGGTAGCTTGGGTTCTGTCGCACGATCGCAAGAGCGTCAATACCCGTGCAGCCTTAGTGCATGTCATGGGTGATCTTCTCGGCTCAGTAGGTGCCCTAGTTGCTGGCTTAGTAATTCAATTTACCGGATGGATGCCCGTTGATGCATTACTTTCTATTTTTGTTTCTTTATTAATTTTAAAATCTACTTTTTCGATCTTGCGTGAGTCTTATCACTTTCTTATGGAAGGTGTCCCTTTGCATATTGATTATCTTCAAGTGGGCAGTGATTTAAAAAAGATACCCGGTGTTTTAGCGGTTCATGACTTACACGTTTGGGAAATGACTCCCAGTTTCCCGGCCCTCATTGGGCATATTGAAATCGAGAAAATGCAGGATTGGCCAGAGATCATGGCTCGCATCAATGAGATGCTACTCGATCAGCATGGAATTGATCATGTGACTTTGCAGCCGGAGATTGGTGTCGATACTGACACTGATACTGGCACTGATACTGGCACTGATACTGATGCTGATGCTGAGATCGCTAGTCCAGCGAAACCAAAAGTTGATGTGCCGCCTATCAAGAAAGCTGAGGAGGTGGTAGCTGCTCAAGCTCAATCAAGTCATCAGAGCAATACATTTTATGTTGACTGCATTAGTCCTGACGGCCCTCATCAGATGGCTTATCACGTGTGGGGCGATCCTAGCAATCCTGTCCTGATGTGCGTGCATGGCTTGACTCGGCGCGGAAGTGATTTCACAAAGCTTGCACAAGCGATGTGCGATCAATACTATGTTGTGTGCCCTGACATTGTTGGACGTGGTGATTCAGATCACTTGCGCAATCCAATGCTTTATGCCGTTCCACAGTATGTAGCCGATATTGATTGTTTAGTTAAAGCGTTAGGTGTGAAGCAAATCGATTGGTTTGGCACATCGATGGGAGGCTTGATCGGCATGGTGTATGCCTCGATGCCTAATAATCCGATTCGACGCATGCTGATTAACGATGTTGGCCCCACGATTGAGCCAGAGGCTATTAAACGACTCGGTGCTTATGTTGGACAACCTTTTGCCTTTGCGCAACGTGCCCAAGCACTCTCTCGTTTAAATACTATTTGCGCAACGTTTGGCGAACATACACCAGAAGAGTGGGAGATCTATAACGGTCCTATGTTGATTCAAAAAGATGGCTTATGGCTTATGCACTACGATCCTAATATTGCAGTGCCATTTGCTTCGGTGAATCCCGTGATGGCAAAAGTAGGTGAGATGGCGCTGTGGCATGCGTTTAAGCAAATTCATATTCCGATGCTGATTGTGCGTGGGGGTGACTCTGATTTGTTGTCAGCAAAAACGGTAGCGCGGATGTGTAAGGACAATGCTTACTTGCGCAGTATCGAAATCCCAGGTGTTGGGCATGCGCCAGCCTTTGTTAAAGCAGAGCAGATTGCTTTAGCCAAAGAATTCTTTAGTTAA